A section of the Thermotoga caldifontis AZM44c09 genome encodes:
- the sdaAA gene encoding L-serine ammonia-lyase, iron-sulfur-dependent, subunit alpha: MTFSELLEMSRKADQPFHEIVLVAQMLEDGSDPSETRSKIRLLLHTMLDIAESNYAKRQKTLVGLCGENAYLFSKHTPKFIDQFMHVAMTAALSVSEANSAMKRIVACPTAGSCGVMHGVVYALAEVLNVEEERLVEGLIVAGVIGDIVARTASISGAQAGCQAEIGTAAAMASGMMVYVLTQDAEKSSHAAAICLKSLMGLVCDPIGGFVEVPCVKRNATAVAVAVAAAEMALAGIKSVVPFDEVVEAMAKVGKSLPEELRETGLGGIAATKTALKLLERFFSGGGVDENKRGDNAER, encoded by the coding sequence ATGACGTTCTCAGAACTTTTAGAAATGTCGCGAAAGGCCGATCAACCCTTCCACGAGATCGTGCTGGTGGCGCAGATGCTTGAGGATGGTTCCGATCCGTCCGAGACCAGATCGAAGATTCGTTTGCTCTTGCACACCATGTTGGACATAGCCGAATCGAACTATGCTAAACGGCAGAAAACTCTGGTCGGACTCTGCGGAGAGAACGCGTATCTGTTCTCGAAACACACCCCAAAGTTCATCGATCAATTCATGCACGTGGCGATGACAGCGGCCCTATCTGTTTCGGAAGCCAATTCTGCAATGAAGCGCATCGTCGCGTGTCCCACCGCTGGCTCGTGCGGTGTCATGCACGGTGTCGTTTATGCCCTGGCCGAGGTTCTCAACGTGGAGGAAGAAAGACTCGTTGAAGGACTCATCGTTGCAGGTGTCATAGGAGACATCGTCGCGAGGACGGCCTCCATCTCCGGTGCACAGGCGGGCTGCCAAGCGGAGATAGGTACGGCAGCCGCCATGGCCAGTGGTATGATGGTTTACGTTTTGACGCAGGACGCTGAAAAATCTTCACACGCGGCTGCGATCTGTTTGAAATCTTTGATGGGCTTGGTCTGTGACCCCATAGGAGGTTTCGTGGAGGTTCCGTGTGTCAAACGGAACGCCACGGCCGTTGCCGTAGCGGTTGCGGCCGCAGAGATGGCACTTGCAGGGATAAAGAGTGTGGTGCCCTTCGATGAAGTCGTCGAAGCCATGGCCAAGGTTGGCAAGTCGCTTCCCGAGGAGCTGAGAGAGACAGGCCTGGGTGGTATCGCGGCAACGAAAACAGCCCTAAAACTTCTTGAACGTTTTTTCAGTGGGGGTGGCGTGGATGAAAATAAGCGGGGAGATAACGCAGAACGTTGA
- the sdaAB gene encoding L-serine ammonia-lyase, iron-sulfur-dependent subunit beta, whose translation MGLLQVLGPVMVGPSSSHTLGAMRIARFARKFSSSLPREVVFLLHGSFAKTADGHGTKKALLAGILDLDYDDERIVESYELARRLGLKFSFESVDLRDVHPNTVRIRFLSDEWHEIEGCSIGGGSIKITRVDEVECELGWNYDTLIILNKDEPGALMKILSCIEANIANLYLRRINMLQQLAVAILELDESRYDAEKLGKLDVVLKHYFVPKDRLLGVSGA comes from the coding sequence TTGGGCTTGCTCCAGGTTCTTGGACCCGTGATGGTTGGACCTTCCAGTTCTCACACGCTCGGTGCGATGCGAATTGCGCGCTTTGCGAGAAAATTTTCTTCGAGTCTGCCGAGAGAAGTCGTCTTTTTGTTGCACGGGTCTTTCGCGAAGACTGCCGATGGGCACGGAACTAAGAAGGCCTTGCTGGCAGGGATTCTGGACTTAGATTACGACGATGAGAGGATCGTGGAATCCTACGAGCTGGCGCGGCGATTGGGATTGAAGTTCAGTTTTGAAAGCGTGGATCTCAGAGACGTTCATCCCAACACGGTGCGTATCAGGTTCCTCAGCGATGAGTGGCACGAGATAGAGGGTTGTTCCATCGGTGGTGGTAGCATAAAGATAACGCGGGTGGACGAAGTGGAGTGCGAACTTGGATGGAACTACGATACGCTGATAATTCTCAACAAAGACGAACCAGGAGCATTGATGAAGATTCTGTCCTGCATCGAAGCGAACATAGCGAACCTTTATCTTAGAAGGATCAACATGCTTCAACAGTTGGCCGTGGCGATCCTTGAACTGGACGAATCGAGATACGATGCGGAAAAACTTGGCAAGCTGGATGTCGTACTGAAACATTACTTCGTTCCAAAAGACAGGCTGTTGGGAGTCAGTGGGGCATGA
- a CDS encoding 6-phosphofructokinase translates to MKRVAILCVGNDCPGLNAAIRAVVVKASELDIEVLGVKDGFEGFLKDQLDVMTKTNVSGILHKGGTILGTSLLVPEDEEQMKLVQKKVEQYAITSLIILGGRLGVRAALNLSKKNVPSLLIPATIDNDLSFTDFSIGFFTAVENVKNALDVLHSTAESHHRVMIVETMGKPGGWIATVGGLTGGADYVVSSAEPFDPDDLLRKIRTRYEGHKRFSIIVVESGVRLPEDFYRNLGLSQEVPAAQAIGSFVEKNFKEFGVEWRYTNLGYLQRGGSPVAMDRLVATLMATRAVEMIKAARIYHAVGMRGLTVTEVPYSETMLNVRTVEEHLRSLVKLFY, encoded by the coding sequence ATGAAAAGAGTGGCGATTCTCTGTGTGGGGAACGATTGTCCAGGTTTGAATGCGGCGATCAGGGCTGTGGTTGTGAAAGCGTCCGAACTCGACATCGAGGTGCTCGGTGTTAAGGACGGCTTCGAAGGATTCTTGAAGGATCAGCTCGACGTGATGACGAAGACGAACGTGTCCGGAATCCTTCACAAAGGTGGGACCATACTGGGAACATCTCTGCTGGTTCCTGAGGATGAAGAGCAGATGAAATTGGTTCAGAAGAAGGTAGAACAGTACGCGATCACCTCGTTGATCATCCTCGGCGGCAGGCTCGGTGTCAGGGCTGCGCTGAACCTTTCGAAAAAGAACGTGCCATCCTTGTTGATTCCTGCCACGATAGACAACGATCTTTCCTTCACCGATTTTTCCATAGGCTTCTTCACCGCGGTTGAGAACGTCAAGAACGCGCTCGATGTTCTTCATTCAACTGCGGAATCTCACCACAGGGTGATGATAGTCGAGACGATGGGAAAACCGGGTGGTTGGATCGCCACGGTGGGAGGACTCACCGGAGGGGCCGATTATGTCGTTTCGAGTGCTGAGCCCTTCGACCCGGACGATCTTCTCAGGAAAATAAGGACACGTTACGAAGGGCACAAGAGGTTCTCGATCATCGTTGTTGAAAGCGGTGTCAGGTTGCCCGAAGATTTCTACCGTAACCTGGGTCTTTCTCAGGAAGTTCCCGCGGCTCAGGCGATAGGATCGTTCGTGGAGAAGAATTTCAAAGAGTTCGGTGTGGAATGGAGATACACGAACCTTGGTTATCTGCAGCGTGGTGGGAGCCCCGTCGCCATGGACCGCCTCGTAGCCACGCTGATGGCCACGAGGGCTGTGGAAATGATCAAGGCGGCAAGGATCTACCATGCCGTTGGTATGAGAGGATTGACGGTGACTGAGGTTCCGTACAGCGAGACGATGCTGAACGTGAGGACAGTGGAAGAGCATCTGAGATCGCTCGTGAAACTTTTCTATTGA
- a CDS encoding sodium-translocating pyrophosphatase → MFFVLITSLLGIAYVLFLAFKILDSSPGSEKMVQLSKIIQDGARSFLFSEYKVFLPFVLALSSLLGFSLGWKIAGAFLVGAAFSTLSGFFGMAIATKANVRTSWAARQGLGRALKIAFSGGAVMGLTVSSLGLLGLTVVYVLTRDVTKVSYYSLGASFVALFARVGGGIFTKAADVGADIVGKTEANLPEDDPRNPAVIADNVGDNVGDVAGMGADLFESYVGSIFSALALASALGEKQKLDLVLFTVSVGLLASIFAVLLTRSLSDRAKDAATALRLGTIVANLALVAALFLYSFFQKSFAEFFAVLVGVIIGISIGLFTEFYTSGARVERLAKSALMGPANFLINGLALGMESTFVVTLMIVSGVVFCHRLLGLYGVALSAVGMLATLGMSLAIDAYGPIADNAGGIAQMTGLGDDVRKITDELDAVGNTTAAMGKGFAIASAAMTSLALFANFANVSHVENFDIRQPALFVGALVGAMLPFLFSALTMKAVGYAADEMVEEIRRQIREIPGIISGENLPDYTRCIQIATRGALRRMVLPSLLAVGSPILTYFSLGAVGTAGLLIGATVCGVMVAIFMSNSGGAWDNAKKYVEEGHFGGKGSVTHKATVVGDTVGDPLKDTAGPSINILIKLMAVTSVVIATMVGR, encoded by the coding sequence TTGTTCTTTGTGCTCATTACTTCCCTTTTGGGAATAGCTTACGTTTTGTTTTTGGCCTTCAAAATCTTAGACAGCAGCCCCGGCAGCGAAAAGATGGTACAGCTATCAAAAATCATCCAGGACGGTGCGAGGTCTTTCTTGTTCAGCGAATACAAGGTGTTTCTACCTTTCGTACTCGCTCTCTCTTCGTTGCTTGGGTTCTCGCTGGGGTGGAAGATCGCAGGCGCGTTCTTAGTGGGTGCGGCTTTTTCGACGCTGAGCGGTTTCTTTGGTATGGCTATAGCCACGAAGGCGAACGTTCGCACGAGCTGGGCGGCGAGACAGGGCCTTGGGAGAGCTTTGAAGATCGCGTTCAGCGGCGGTGCCGTGATGGGTTTGACCGTTTCGTCACTGGGATTACTGGGATTGACAGTAGTCTACGTTTTGACCAGAGACGTGACCAAGGTGAGTTACTACTCTTTGGGCGCATCCTTTGTGGCACTGTTCGCGCGCGTTGGGGGAGGCATATTCACCAAGGCGGCCGACGTCGGCGCTGACATCGTGGGAAAAACGGAGGCGAACCTACCTGAGGACGATCCGAGAAATCCTGCCGTCATCGCGGACAACGTCGGAGACAACGTGGGTGATGTGGCGGGCATGGGTGCGGACTTGTTCGAGTCCTACGTTGGCTCGATATTCTCAGCGCTCGCTCTGGCTTCCGCTCTCGGTGAAAAACAGAAGCTGGACCTGGTACTGTTCACGGTCTCGGTTGGTTTGCTCGCTTCCATCTTCGCCGTGCTGTTGACCCGATCGCTCAGTGACAGGGCGAAGGATGCGGCCACGGCGCTGAGACTCGGCACGATCGTTGCCAACCTTGCACTGGTCGCGGCCTTGTTTCTGTATTCCTTCTTTCAGAAAAGCTTTGCCGAGTTCTTCGCCGTTCTCGTTGGTGTGATCATAGGAATTTCCATAGGTTTGTTCACGGAGTTCTACACCTCCGGAGCGCGCGTCGAGAGGCTCGCAAAATCCGCGTTGATGGGCCCTGCGAATTTCCTCATCAACGGTCTGGCACTCGGAATGGAATCGACCTTCGTGGTGACGCTGATGATAGTCTCCGGTGTGGTTTTCTGTCACAGGCTCCTTGGTCTCTACGGTGTGGCGCTCTCCGCGGTGGGTATGCTCGCAACTTTGGGTATGAGTTTGGCCATAGACGCCTACGGTCCCATCGCCGACAACGCAGGTGGCATCGCGCAGATGACAGGACTCGGTGACGATGTGAGGAAGATAACAGACGAGCTCGATGCGGTTGGTAACACCACAGCTGCCATGGGGAAAGGTTTTGCGATAGCTTCTGCAGCGATGACGAGCCTGGCTTTGTTCGCAAACTTTGCCAACGTCTCGCATGTGGAGAACTTCGATATAAGGCAACCTGCCCTCTTCGTTGGGGCACTGGTCGGGGCCATGCTTCCGTTCCTCTTCAGTGCTCTGACGATGAAGGCCGTTGGTTATGCGGCGGATGAAATGGTCGAGGAAATCAGGAGGCAGATAAGGGAAATTCCGGGTATCATATCTGGTGAGAATCTTCCAGATTACACGAGATGCATTCAGATAGCCACGCGTGGCGCACTCAGGAGAATGGTGCTCCCAAGTTTGCTGGCCGTGGGTTCACCGATCCTGACTTATTTCAGTCTGGGTGCGGTTGGTACGGCCGGACTCTTGATAGGCGCCACGGTTTGTGGTGTGATGGTAGCAATATTCATGTCCAACTCGGGTGGAGCTTGGGACAACGCGAAGAAGTACGTTGAGGAAGGACACTTTGGGGGTAAAGGGTCTGTGACGCACAAAGCGACCGTGGTCGGAGACACGGTTGGAGATCCGCTCAAAGACACCGCGGGGCCTTCAATCAACATTCTGATAAAGCTCATGGCTGTGACTTCCGTGGTGATTGCCACGATGGTGGGGAGGTAA
- a CDS encoding M20 family metallopeptidase yields the protein MRRLIHQNPELAFEEYNTQRLIVEFVRGLGLNNILTLGTGVLVFLERREHEPYVIVRAEMDALPIPEETDYPFRASNGRMHACGHDFHIAAVCWALRRIVEEDKRGNYLFVFQPAEESGAGARKIVEHITRWDCDVKAAVAMHVTDEYPAGVVASRPGPLFSASCEVNVRVEGRSAHVAQHRLGRDALKSAVMFLNRVYAWDWKDDLVWFGRLLAGQIRNVVAGEALIEGTVRVSETERLHGVIEVLQSFAREVEDETGVKVSVNPAAVYPEVMIDEGLLSVLRRVCEENGIEYVECERKLTAEDFGYFSRHFRTLMFWFGVRQKPRIEGLHSPRFLPADELIPVAGDLLVHLLDSMSEARV from the coding sequence TTGAGAAGGTTGATTCATCAAAATCCTGAGCTCGCGTTCGAAGAGTACAACACCCAGAGATTGATAGTCGAGTTCGTCCGTGGGCTCGGATTGAACAATATCCTCACACTGGGAACCGGAGTGCTGGTGTTCCTGGAAAGGAGAGAGCACGAACCTTACGTGATCGTGAGGGCAGAGATGGATGCGTTACCCATACCAGAAGAGACGGATTATCCATTCCGGGCCAGCAACGGAAGAATGCACGCTTGTGGTCACGATTTCCACATAGCGGCGGTCTGCTGGGCGCTGAGGAGGATCGTGGAAGAAGACAAACGGGGAAATTATTTGTTCGTTTTTCAACCGGCTGAAGAGAGCGGTGCAGGTGCGAGGAAGATCGTTGAACACATCACGCGATGGGATTGTGATGTCAAAGCAGCCGTAGCCATGCATGTGACGGACGAATATCCTGCGGGCGTGGTCGCAAGCAGGCCTGGCCCTCTCTTCAGCGCTTCCTGTGAAGTGAACGTTCGTGTGGAGGGGCGATCTGCTCACGTCGCCCAGCACCGGCTTGGTAGAGACGCTTTAAAAAGTGCCGTGATGTTTCTGAATCGGGTGTACGCATGGGATTGGAAGGATGATCTCGTTTGGTTCGGAAGGCTCCTTGCGGGTCAGATCAGAAACGTTGTGGCCGGTGAAGCCTTGATCGAGGGAACGGTGAGAGTGAGTGAAACTGAGAGACTGCACGGTGTGATCGAAGTACTTCAAAGCTTTGCAAGAGAGGTTGAAGACGAAACGGGAGTCAAGGTTTCTGTGAATCCAGCGGCGGTGTACCCTGAAGTGATGATCGATGAGGGCCTTCTGTCTGTGCTGAGACGTGTATGCGAAGAAAATGGTATCGAATATGTTGAGTGCGAGAGAAAGCTCACCGCCGAAGATTTTGGTTATTTCTCGAGGCACTTCCGTACCCTGATGTTCTGGTTCGGTGTCAGACAGAAACCAAGAATCGAGGGTCTTCATTCTCCACGTTTTCTCCCCGCCGACGAATTGATCCCAGTCGCTGGGGATCTTCTTGTGCACCTCCTTGATTCGATGAGTGAAGCTCGGGTATGA
- a CDS encoding aspartate aminotransferase family protein — protein sequence MSHICPVYKPFPIRIDRARGIYIYSTDGKRYIDTFSGIGVLAFGHGDEDIRKAMIEKMERYMHVSNFFLDEDAEIVAEKLIERTGRTGKVFFTNSGAEANEAALKAVKKLRKGLIVSFERNFHGRTIAALSVTGFAGLRKPFEPLLSDVIFLPHNDVDSFEKLLNEKGKEISAVFVECVHGSGGLNVLDGELAKLIEEARQEFGFLLVADEVQAGLGRTGKFFSYQHFDLQPDIVTVAKALGGGLPLGAVLFLEDVADVFGYSEHGSTFAPNPVALAGARIVLNKLTDEFIHRVAEKGRFMKERLLQMGSGILAVKGLGLMIGVEVSVDPEVLKQVALKNGLLLNVVSGNVVRFLPALNISFDQIEEMLELFERSLNEAYGRDHVEKVDSSKS from the coding sequence ATGAGCCACATCTGCCCAGTTTACAAACCCTTTCCGATCCGGATCGACAGAGCCAGGGGGATATACATTTACTCCACGGACGGAAAACGCTACATTGACACTTTCTCCGGAATCGGTGTGCTGGCGTTTGGTCACGGTGATGAAGACATAAGAAAGGCCATGATCGAGAAGATGGAGCGATACATGCATGTTTCGAACTTTTTCCTCGATGAAGATGCAGAAATCGTGGCAGAGAAACTGATCGAGAGAACTGGCAGAACCGGCAAGGTGTTCTTCACAAACTCGGGCGCAGAAGCGAACGAGGCTGCTCTGAAAGCCGTCAAGAAGTTGCGAAAAGGATTGATCGTGTCGTTCGAAAGGAACTTCCACGGCAGAACGATCGCTGCTCTGTCCGTGACAGGTTTCGCTGGTTTGAGAAAACCCTTCGAGCCACTGCTTTCTGACGTGATTTTCCTTCCACACAACGACGTTGATTCGTTCGAAAAACTGTTAAACGAGAAGGGAAAAGAGATCTCGGCAGTTTTCGTGGAGTGTGTTCATGGAAGCGGTGGTTTGAACGTCCTGGATGGTGAACTCGCAAAACTCATAGAGGAGGCCAGGCAAGAGTTCGGTTTTCTTCTGGTGGCTGACGAGGTCCAGGCGGGATTGGGCAGGACGGGCAAGTTCTTCTCGTACCAGCATTTCGATCTTCAACCCGATATCGTAACGGTGGCCAAGGCGCTCGGAGGAGGTTTGCCACTCGGCGCGGTGCTCTTTCTTGAGGATGTCGCAGACGTTTTCGGCTATTCAGAGCACGGTTCAACCTTCGCACCGAATCCCGTGGCGCTGGCTGGTGCGAGAATCGTTCTGAACAAACTCACAGACGAGTTCATTCATCGAGTCGCCGAAAAGGGCAGGTTCATGAAAGAAAGGTTGCTCCAAATGGGTTCAGGGATACTGGCAGTGAAGGGACTGGGTTTGATGATAGGCGTTGAGGTCAGCGTCGATCCGGAAGTACTGAAGCAGGTAGCTCTGAAAAACGGTTTGCTCTTGAACGTGGTTTCTGGCAACGTTGTGAGGTTCCTTCCGGCACTGAACATCAGTTTTGATCAGATCGAGGAGATGCTGGAATTGTTCGAAAGGAGTTTGAACGAGGCATATGGACGAGATCACGTTGAGAAGGTTGATTCATCAAAATCCTGA
- the dapD gene encoding 2,3,4,5-tetrahydropyridine-2,6-dicarboxylate N-acetyltransferase has protein sequence MAGELLESTSSEAADLQSTEQLIELISRSRKRTPVVAFVKGKLSEIDFSAVRFFGNGDFGIVVAEYEDFKRLIESHPDRIEDFHVQVLARNSALPLADLTKYNARIEPGAIIRDMVKIGDGAVIMMGAIINVGAVIGEKTMIDMNAVVGARAIIGKNCHIGAGAVIAGVLEPPSATPVIIEDEVIVGANAVVLEGVRVGRGAVVAAGAVVINDVEPYTVVAGVPARFVKRVDDRTKEKTKIVEALRHINTTIR, from the coding sequence ATGGCGGGTGAACTTCTGGAGAGTACCAGTTCTGAAGCTGCGGATCTTCAAAGCACTGAACAGCTGATCGAACTGATCAGCAGGTCCAGAAAAAGAACGCCCGTGGTCGCTTTCGTGAAGGGAAAGTTGAGTGAGATCGATTTTTCAGCGGTTCGCTTCTTTGGAAACGGTGATTTCGGGATCGTCGTGGCTGAATACGAAGATTTTAAAAGGTTGATCGAATCTCACCCTGACCGGATTGAAGATTTCCACGTACAAGTGCTGGCACGAAACTCCGCCTTGCCGCTGGCAGATCTGACGAAGTACAACGCGAGGATCGAGCCCGGTGCGATCATCAGGGACATGGTGAAGATCGGTGATGGTGCCGTGATCATGATGGGTGCGATCATAAACGTCGGGGCAGTTATTGGTGAGAAAACCATGATCGATATGAACGCGGTTGTTGGTGCGAGGGCCATCATTGGAAAGAACTGTCACATAGGTGCGGGGGCCGTGATCGCCGGCGTGCTGGAACCTCCGAGTGCAACGCCGGTCATCATTGAGGACGAAGTGATCGTGGGCGCCAACGCCGTGGTCCTCGAGGGTGTGAGGGTGGGAAGGGGGGCCGTCGTGGCAGCCGGTGCTGTCGTGATAAACGATGTGGAACCTTACACCGTTGTTGCGGGTGTTCCCGCACGCTTCGTAAAGAGAGTCGACGACAGAACCAAAGAAAAGACGAAGATAGTCGAAGCGCTGAGGCATATCAACACGACGATCAGGTGA
- the pfp gene encoding diphosphate--fructose-6-phosphate 1-phosphotransferase has product MSDRLAILVGGGPAPGINSVINAVTIEAVNNGLEVIGIYDGFEHLMKGRTDMVRPLSISDVSRIHTEGGSILRTSRANPTKSQKDLETVVETLKKLNVKYLVTIGGDDTASSASAISKVAGDTIRIAHVPKTIDNDLPLPGGMPTFGYETARHVGAELVYNLLQDSRTTNRWYFVVVMGRKAGHLALGIGKAASATITVIAEEFRKEKISLAEVCDVLEAAIIKRRVLGRNDGLAVIAEGIGEILDENELASIPGVIVEKDPHGHIRLSEIPLATILKREIQKRFAERGEKMAIVDVTLGYELRCARPIPFDIDYTRTLGYGAVQFLLGKIASNMKAGMVCLDQGRITILPFEAFTDPETGRSKVRLVDLNSEHYKVAKSYMIRLTKKDLEDPVMLSKLAAVAKMTPEQFRERFARIAD; this is encoded by the coding sequence GTGTCCGATCGTCTCGCGATCTTAGTTGGAGGAGGACCAGCCCCTGGCATCAACAGCGTTATCAACGCCGTGACCATCGAAGCGGTGAACAACGGCCTTGAAGTGATAGGCATCTACGATGGTTTTGAACACCTCATGAAGGGCAGAACGGATATGGTGAGACCGCTCAGCATTTCCGATGTGTCCAGAATTCACACCGAAGGTGGTTCGATCCTCAGAACCTCGCGGGCGAACCCCACCAAGAGCCAGAAAGACCTGGAGACAGTTGTGGAGACTTTAAAAAAACTGAACGTGAAGTACCTCGTGACCATCGGTGGAGACGATACCGCCTCTTCTGCTTCTGCCATTTCGAAGGTCGCGGGTGATACCATCCGCATAGCACACGTACCAAAAACGATCGACAACGATTTACCCCTGCCGGGCGGTATGCCCACGTTCGGTTACGAAACCGCTCGACACGTCGGTGCCGAACTGGTTTACAACCTCCTTCAGGATTCGAGGACCACGAACAGATGGTATTTCGTCGTCGTCATGGGAAGAAAAGCGGGTCACCTCGCGCTCGGCATAGGCAAAGCGGCGAGCGCCACCATAACAGTCATCGCGGAAGAGTTCCGAAAAGAGAAAATCAGTCTCGCAGAAGTGTGCGATGTACTTGAAGCTGCAATAATAAAACGCAGGGTATTAGGAAGAAACGATGGCCTGGCGGTCATCGCCGAGGGAATCGGTGAAATACTGGATGAAAACGAACTCGCAAGCATACCGGGTGTCATAGTCGAAAAAGATCCACACGGTCACATCAGATTGAGCGAGATACCGCTGGCAACGATACTCAAGAGGGAAATCCAGAAGCGGTTCGCCGAGCGCGGAGAAAAGATGGCGATCGTCGATGTGACGCTCGGTTACGAACTGAGGTGTGCTCGACCGATACCTTTCGACATCGATTACACCAGAACCCTCGGTTATGGGGCCGTGCAGTTTTTGCTGGGAAAGATCGCTTCCAACATGAAGGCCGGGATGGTTTGTCTGGACCAGGGAAGAATAACGATTCTGCCTTTTGAAGCATTCACCGATCCAGAGACGGGAAGGAGCAAGGTGAGGCTGGTTGATCTGAACTCCGAACACTACAAAGTCGCGAAGAGTTACATGATAAGGCTCACAAAGAAAGACCTCGAAGATCCTGTAATGCTCTCCAAGCTCGCAGCTGTAGCGAAGATGACTCCCGAGCAGTTCAGAGAGAGGTTCGCAAGAATAGCAGATTGA
- a CDS encoding HAD family hydrolase, whose translation MKALLLDYDGTLAVVDEERFAEEYFFNFNVFLVEKYKTALDHFEILDCLAQITKCSDGRVNNYERFVKCLTDKFEKFDWKEVFDSFYNSEEFEALNGLVKPNEKTLELLRKAKQLGLLVVLATNPIFPRSATEKRLRWISLSLSDFDYATFMENSHFCKPDPRYFLEICEAISVDPKDCLMIGDDDLLDGSCTSVGMKYKSIELFSRDGKKDLRELFSE comes from the coding sequence ATGAAAGCGCTCTTACTCGATTACGACGGAACGCTCGCGGTCGTAGACGAAGAACGGTTTGCCGAAGAGTATTTTTTCAATTTCAACGTGTTCCTGGTGGAAAAATACAAAACGGCTTTGGATCACTTTGAAATACTCGATTGCTTAGCACAGATCACGAAGTGTTCCGATGGAAGGGTCAACAACTACGAAAGATTCGTGAAGTGTCTCACAGACAAGTTTGAGAAATTCGACTGGAAGGAAGTGTTCGATAGCTTCTACAACAGTGAAGAGTTCGAAGCACTCAACGGTCTGGTCAAACCGAACGAGAAGACTCTGGAGTTACTCAGGAAGGCGAAGCAATTGGGACTTTTAGTTGTACTTGCCACGAATCCGATTTTCCCAAGAAGTGCCACTGAGAAACGTCTGAGATGGATCAGTTTGAGCCTGTCCGATTTCGACTACGCAACGTTCATGGAGAACTCCCACTTCTGTAAACCAGATCCGAGGTACTTTTTGGAAATCTGTGAAGCCATCTCGGTTGACCCGAAAGACTGTCTCATGATAGGTGATGACGATCTTTTAGATGGATCTTGCACGAGCGTTGGCATGAAATACAAGTCTATAGAGCTGTTTTCCAGAGACGGAAAAAAAGACCTGCGAGAACTGTTCTCTGAATAA